The Chrysemys picta bellii isolate R12L10 chromosome 12, ASM1138683v2, whole genome shotgun sequence genome has a segment encoding these proteins:
- the LOC101952255 gene encoding HLA class II histocompatibility antigen, DM beta chain, with translation MKLLLWLLSVALGHHGAGGFLIHLASECPLAANGSVLSFNFAFVFNKNPLVCYNDHDQLFEACDMGLLNPVAAGMAAQLNKDAGWRQRMAGGRQACQSQSQRLWSRTGQRKTPPSVRIVSTALSNPAGTVRLTCHVWGFYPADVGVTWLRNGSPLEPTEDGLSPALANGDWTYQTHVSLLTTPKPGDTYTCHVQHVSLAEPHQEEWGPGLSPGLTVKVSVAVVVLILGLIFLGTGLVFWRRAPAPGYSPLAGHNYAGGST, from the exons ATGAAGCTGCTGCTGTGGTTGCTGTCTGTGGCTCTGGGCCACCACGGAGCAG GCGGGTTCCTGATACACTTGGCCAGCGAGTGCCCCCTGGCAGCCAATGGCTCCGTGCTCTCGTTCAACTTCGCCTTCGTCTTCAACAAGAACCCGCTGGTGTGTTACAACGACCACGACCAGCTCTTCGAGGCCTGTGACATGGGCCTGCTCAACCCTGTGGCCGCAGGCATGGCCGCCCAGCTCAACAAGGACGCCGGTTGGCGCCAGCGCATGGCAGGGGGGCGCCAGGcctgccagagccagagccagcgcCTCTGGAGCCGCACGGGGCAAAGGAAGA cgccccctagtgtccGCATCGTCTCCACGGCCCTCTCGAACCCCGCGGGGACCGTGCGCCTCACCTGCCACGTCTGGGGCTTCTACCCGGCGGACGTGGGGGTCACCTGGCTGCGGAACGGGAGCCCCCTGGAGCCCACCGAGGACGGCCTGAGCCCGGCGCTGGCCAACGGCGACTGGACCTACCAGACCCACGTCAGCCTGCTCACCACCCCCAAGCCCGGGGACACCTACACCTGCCATGTGCAGCACGTCAGCCTGGCAGAGCCCCACCAGGAGGAGTGGG GGCCCGGCCTGTCCCCGGGGCTGACGGTCAAGGTCAGCGTGGCTGTCGTGGTGCTGATCCTCGGCCTCATCTTCCTGGGCACCGGCCTGGTGTTCTGGCGGCGGGCGCCCGCCCCGG GTTATTCTCCCCTCGCAGGGCACAACTATGCTGGAG GCAGCACCTAA
- the LOC122173463 gene encoding class I histocompatibility antigen, F10 alpha chain-like isoform X2, with product MALPLALGLCWGALAAAAAEPHSLDILITGLNEPDGTHRFFMLARLDGLALASYSSDTREVKPLREWAAQAVGASYLRKKTQEFRLYEAISRVVTHRWMAQQNQTGGTHTLQLHVNCALDRDTPVRGQFHFAFDGQDFLILERNQSAWVPLAPGASNETHFWNAGHTWTLFAKEFLQEECVDTLRSLLRGGMEALGRQVPPGISVTYRDAPHGAATLSCHARGFYPRPIRVSWVRDGTEILPPMNASGILPHADGTYQIRQSLEIPPRWGHGYACRVNHSSLGEPALTMALPEVSVSRRDAPDGSATLSCRARGFDPRPIRVSWVWDGKETPAPPIGDASQLQRSVGIPQQGGDGHSYSCRVQHRGLQEVLATPAPGEMGGLAPGILAALGLAALIGAGAALAGIVVWRRKRPDSGRSSFALTAREDPAPGPDPAGQRQTTPV from the exons ATGGCGCTGCCCCTCGCcctggggctgtgctggggggcgCTGGCGGCAGCAGCGgcgg AGCCCCACAGCTTGGACATCCTGATCACCGGGCTGAACGAGCCGGACGGGACTCACAGGTTCTTCATGCTCGCCCGGCTGGACGGGCTGGCGCTCGCCTCCTACAGCAGCGACACCCGCGAGGTGAAACCCCTCAGGGAGTGGGCAGCGCAGGCCGTTGGCGCGAGCTATTTAAGGAAGAAGACGCAGGAGTTCAGGCTCTATGAGGCCATCTCCCGAGTGGTGACTCACCGGTGGATGGCGCAGCAAAATCAGACCGGCG GAACCCACACCCTGCAGCTGCACGTGAACTGTGCACTGGACAGGGACACCCCCGTGCGAGGGCAGTTTCACTTTGCTTTCGACGGGCAGGATTTCCTCATCCTGGAGAGAAACCAATCCGCGTGGGTGCCGCTGGCGCCGGGAGCCTCCAACGAGACGCACTTCTGGAACGCTGGCCACACCTGGACCCTGTTTGCAAAGGAGTTCCTGCAGGAGGAGTGCGTGGACACCCTGAGGAGCCTGCTGCGGGGTGGGATGGAGGCTCTGGGACGGCAGG tccCCCCAGGGATCTCGGTGACCTACAGAGACGCCCCCCACGGCGCCGCCACCCTCTCCTGCCACGCCAGGGGCTTTTACCCGCGTCCCATTCGCGTCTCCTGGGTGCGGGACGGGACGGAGATCCTGCCGCCCATGAACGCCAGCGGGATCCTGCCCCACGCCGACGGCACCTACCAGATCCGGCAGTCCCTGGAGATCCCCCCGCGGTGGGGCCACGGCTACGCCTGCCGGGTGAACCACAGCAGCCTGGGGGAGCCGGCGCTCACCATGG CCCTGCCCGAGGTCTCAGTTTCCCGCAGAGACGCCCCCGACGGCTCCGCCACCCTCTCCTGCCGCGCCAGGGGCTTTGACCCGCGTCCCATCCGCGTCTCCTGGGTGTGGGACGGGAAGGAGACCCCGGCGCCCCCCATTGGCGATGCGTCCCAGCTCCAGAGATCCGTGGGGATCCCGCAGCAGGGCGGGGACGGGCACAGCTACTCCTGCCGCGTGCAGCACCGCggcctgcaggaggtgctggcgaCCCCGG CACCCGGGGAGATGGGGGGCCTGGCCCCCGGGATCCTGGCCGCCCTCGGCCTCGCTGCGCTGATTGGGGCCGGCGCCGCACTGGCTGGCATCGTGGTGTGGAGGAGGAAGCGCCCGG ACTCCGGCAGAAGCAGCTTCGCCCTGACTGCCA GAGAGGATCCTGCGCCCGGCCCGGACCCTGCTGGCCAGCGTCAGACCACGCCTGTTTGA
- the LOC122173463 gene encoding class I histocompatibility antigen, F10 alpha chain-like isoform X1, with amino-acid sequence MALPLALGLCWGALAAAAAGEWGRSEAGEPHSLDILITGLNEPDGTHRFFMLARLDGLALASYSSDTREVKPLREWAAQAVGASYLRKKTQEFRLYEAISRVVTHRWMAQQNQTGGTHTLQLHVNCALDRDTPVRGQFHFAFDGQDFLILERNQSAWVPLAPGASNETHFWNAGHTWTLFAKEFLQEECVDTLRSLLRGGMEALGRQVPPGISVTYRDAPHGAATLSCHARGFYPRPIRVSWVRDGTEILPPMNASGILPHADGTYQIRQSLEIPPRWGHGYACRVNHSSLGEPALTMALPEVSVSRRDAPDGSATLSCRARGFDPRPIRVSWVWDGKETPAPPIGDASQLQRSVGIPQQGGDGHSYSCRVQHRGLQEVLATPAPGEMGGLAPGILAALGLAALIGAGAALAGIVVWRRKRPDSGRSSFALTAREDPAPGPDPAGQRQTTPV; translated from the exons ATGGCGCTGCCCCTCGCcctggggctgtgctggggggcgCTGGCGGCAGCAGCGgcgggtgagtggggcaggagtGAGGCGGGGG AGCCCCACAGCTTGGACATCCTGATCACCGGGCTGAACGAGCCGGACGGGACTCACAGGTTCTTCATGCTCGCCCGGCTGGACGGGCTGGCGCTCGCCTCCTACAGCAGCGACACCCGCGAGGTGAAACCCCTCAGGGAGTGGGCAGCGCAGGCCGTTGGCGCGAGCTATTTAAGGAAGAAGACGCAGGAGTTCAGGCTCTATGAGGCCATCTCCCGAGTGGTGACTCACCGGTGGATGGCGCAGCAAAATCAGACCGGCG GAACCCACACCCTGCAGCTGCACGTGAACTGTGCACTGGACAGGGACACCCCCGTGCGAGGGCAGTTTCACTTTGCTTTCGACGGGCAGGATTTCCTCATCCTGGAGAGAAACCAATCCGCGTGGGTGCCGCTGGCGCCGGGAGCCTCCAACGAGACGCACTTCTGGAACGCTGGCCACACCTGGACCCTGTTTGCAAAGGAGTTCCTGCAGGAGGAGTGCGTGGACACCCTGAGGAGCCTGCTGCGGGGTGGGATGGAGGCTCTGGGACGGCAGG tccCCCCAGGGATCTCGGTGACCTACAGAGACGCCCCCCACGGCGCCGCCACCCTCTCCTGCCACGCCAGGGGCTTTTACCCGCGTCCCATTCGCGTCTCCTGGGTGCGGGACGGGACGGAGATCCTGCCGCCCATGAACGCCAGCGGGATCCTGCCCCACGCCGACGGCACCTACCAGATCCGGCAGTCCCTGGAGATCCCCCCGCGGTGGGGCCACGGCTACGCCTGCCGGGTGAACCACAGCAGCCTGGGGGAGCCGGCGCTCACCATGG CCCTGCCCGAGGTCTCAGTTTCCCGCAGAGACGCCCCCGACGGCTCCGCCACCCTCTCCTGCCGCGCCAGGGGCTTTGACCCGCGTCCCATCCGCGTCTCCTGGGTGTGGGACGGGAAGGAGACCCCGGCGCCCCCCATTGGCGATGCGTCCCAGCTCCAGAGATCCGTGGGGATCCCGCAGCAGGGCGGGGACGGGCACAGCTACTCCTGCCGCGTGCAGCACCGCggcctgcaggaggtgctggcgaCCCCGG CACCCGGGGAGATGGGGGGCCTGGCCCCCGGGATCCTGGCCGCCCTCGGCCTCGCTGCGCTGATTGGGGCCGGCGCCGCACTGGCTGGCATCGTGGTGTGGAGGAGGAAGCGCCCGG ACTCCGGCAGAAGCAGCTTCGCCCTGACTGCCA GAGAGGATCCTGCGCCCGGCCCGGACCCTGCTGGCCAGCGTCAGACCACGCCTGTTTGA